From Nicotiana tabacum cultivar K326 chromosome 22, ASM71507v2, whole genome shotgun sequence, one genomic window encodes:
- the LOC107795319 gene encoding protein PMR5 — translation MEHLTSLGCSLVWLLLLQFYVVSSVVLYRQHHHNNNNNPNNRSPILQGNQTSCSLFMGTWVYDETYPLYQSSSCPAVDVQFNCQLYGRPDTEYLKYRWKPANCELPRFNGLEFLLKMKGKTVMFVGDSLGRDQWESLICLISADVPKSQTQMSKSYPISTFKFLDYGVTISYHKAQYLVDIDTVQGKRVLRLNDIRGNANAWRGVDVLSFNTGHWWTHKGSSQGWDYIDDGGRMYEDMDPLVAMERGLRTWARWVDSNIDRSRTRLFFQATSPNHYDSSVWNGGAATTSGSCYGETSPVTTTLLTGSMNPGMYSDQTNVVQTVIRDMDNPPFLLDITLLSAMRKDAHPSIYSGDLNSQQRINPNKADCTHWCLPGLPDTWNQLFYTALFY, via the exons ATGGAGCATCTCACTTCATTAGGTTGTTCTCTAGTATGGCTTCTTTTATTACAGTTTTATGTAGTTTCATCAGTTGTATTATATAGGCAGCATCaccataacaataataataacccAAATAACAGAAGCCCAATACTTCAAGGGAACCAAACATCATGTTCTCTGTTTATGGGTACTTGGGTTTATGATGAAACTTACCCATTGTACCAATCCTCTTCTTGCCCTGCTGTCGATGTTCAGTTCAACTGTCAACTTTACGGCCGACCTGACACTGAATACCTTAAATACCGTTGGAAACCTGCAAATTGTGAGCTGCCCAG GTTCAATGGGCTTGAGTTTCTGTTGAAAATGAAAGGGAAAACAGTGATGTTTGTGGGTGATTCTTTAGGGAGGGATCAATGGGAGTCGTTGATTTGTTTGATTTCAGCTGATGTCCCAAAATCTCAAACGCAAATGTCCAAGAGTTACCCCATTTCAACTTTCAAGTTCTTG GATTATGGAGTGACAATATCGTATCACAAAGCACAATATCTGGTGGACATAGACACTGTGCAGGGAAAGAGAGTGCTTAGATTGAATGATATAAGAGGAAATGCTAATGCTTGGAGAGGTGTGGATGTGTTATCTTTTAACACTGGTCATTGGTGGACTCACAAAGGCTCTTCTCAAGG GTGGGACTACATAGATGATGGAGGGAGAATGTATGAAGACATGGATCCATTGGTGGCAATGGAGAGAGGGCTAAGAACGTGGGCAAGATGGGTTGATTCCAACATTGACAGAAGTAGAACCAGACTCTTTTTTCAGGCCACTTCCCCTAACCACTACGA CTCAAGTGTATGGAACGGCGGTGCAGCGACAACATCGGGAAGTTGTTACGGGGAGACGAGCCCCGTAACAACTACCCTGTTGACTGGCTCAATGAACCCTGGAATGTACTCGGACCAAACGAATGTGGTGCAGACAGTAATAAGGGACATGGACAACCCACCCTTTTTGCTGGATATAACATTGTTATCAGCAATGAGGAAAGATGCACATCCCTCTATCTATAGTGGTGATCTCAATTCTCAGCAAAGAATTAACCCTAACAAAGCTGATTGTACGCATTGGTGCCTTCCTGGCCTGCCTGATACTTGGAATCAGTTATTTTATACTGCCCTTTTCTACTAA